A window of the Chionomys nivalis chromosome 25, mChiNiv1.1, whole genome shotgun sequence genome harbors these coding sequences:
- the Zbtb39 gene encoding zinc finger and BTB domain-containing protein 39, producing MGMRIKLQSTNHPNNLLKELNKCRLSETMCDVTIVVGSRSFPAHKAVLACAAGYFQNLFLNTGLDAARTYVVDFITPANFEKILSFVYTSELFTDLINVGVIYEVAERLGMEDLLRACHSTFPDLESTAVAKSLTSDSQSGTLRCPSVDPTHPLGELRGSGEHFGPERNYALPTDAGGSYKEEERSVVSDANHSLPLPQLPLPPKTEDHDAPVSFTSVPTVVTQPVLGAVSTGIQTSASSCQPYKVQSNGDFSKSSFFASDSAIDVTAGTNSCLSNSDHSKDPGFGQVDELQLEDLGDEDLQFEDPAEEIGTTEEVIELSDDSEDDLTFGDSDNRENKAMPCQVCKKVLEPNIQLIRQHARDHVDLLTGNCKVCETHFQDRNSRVTHVLSHIGIFLFSCDMCETKFFTQWQLTLHRRDGIFENNVIVHPNEPLSGKLGLFPGAASPELKCAACGKALAKDFHVVRGHILDHLNLKGQACSVCDQRHLNLCSLMWHTLSHLGISVFSCSVCASSFVDWHLLEKHMAVHQSLEDTLFRCHLCSQSFRSEAAYRYHVSQHKCTSGFDARPALGLQHLTLQKRKLPAEEFLSEELALQGQPANSKYSCKVCGKRFAHTSEFNYHRRIHTGEKPYQCKVCHKFFRGRSTIKCHLKTHSGALMYRCTVCGHYSSTLNLMSKHVGVHKGSLPPDFTIEQTFMYIIHSKETEKNPDS from the coding sequence ATGGGCATGAGAATCAAACTGCAAAGCACCAACCACCCCAACAACCTGCTGAAGGAACTCAACAAGTGCCGGCTGTCAGAGACCATGTGCGATGTCACGATCGTGGTGGGCAGCCGCTCCTTTCCTGCCCACAAGGCAGTGCTGGCGTGCGCAGCTGGCTACTTCCAGAACCTCTTCTTGAATACTGGGCTCGATGCCGCCCGGACCTATGTGGTGGACTTCATTACTCCTGCCAACTTCGAGAAGATTCTGAGCTTTGTCTACACCTCGGAGCTTTTCACAGACCTGATCAACGTTGGGGTGATCTATGAGGTCGCTGAGCGTCTGGGTATGGAGGACCTGCTTCGGGCCTGCCACTCCACCTTTCCCGACCTGGAGAGCACTGCAGTAGCCAAGTCCTTGACCAGTGATAGCCAGTCTGGTACTCTGAGGTGCCCTTCAGTAGATCCCACCCACCCTCTTGGGGAACTCCGGGGAAGTGGGGAACACTTTGGTCCTGAGAGAAACTATGCGTTGCCTACTGATGCTGGAGGGAGctataaagaggaagaaaggagtgtTGTCAGTGACGCTAATCACAGCTTGCCCCTGCCACAACTGCCCTTGCCACCAAAGACAGAAGACCACGATGCCCCTGTTTCGTTCACATCTGTTCCTACTGTGGTGACCCAGCCAGTCCTAGGCGCTGTCAGCACGGGCATCCAGACCAGCGCGAGTTCTTGCCAGCCATACAAAGTTCAGAGCAATGGAGACTTCAGTAAAAGCAGCTTCTTCGCCTCCGACAGTGCCATAGACGTTACAGCCGGGACCAACTCCTGTTTGAGCAATAGCGACCACTCCAAAGATCCAGGCTTTGGGCAGGTGGATGAGCTCCAGCTGGAGGACCTGGGGGACGAGGATTTGCAGTTCGAGGACCCGGCTGAAGAGATTGGGACAACTGAGGAGGTGATCGAGCTGAGTGATGACAGCGAGGATGACCTGACTTTTGGTGACAGTGACAACCGGGAAAATAAGGCCATGCCCTGTCAGGTATGCAAGAAAGTCCTTGAGCCCAACATTCAGCTGATCCGGCAGCATGCTCGGGACCACGTGGACTTGCTCACAGGTAACTGCAAGGTCTGCGAGACCCACTTCCAGGACCGGAACTCCCGGGTGACCCATGTCCTGTCCCACATTGGTATTTTCCTGTTTTCCTGCGACATGTGTGAAACGAAATTCTTTACCCAGTGGCAGCTGACGCTGCATCGACGTGATGGCATATTTGAGAACAACGTCATTGTCCACCCTAACGAGCCCCTTTCTGGGAAACTGGGTCTCTTTCCAGGGGCGGCCTCCCCAGAGTTGAAGTGTGCTGCTTGTGGGAAAGCGTTGGCCAAAGATTTCCACGTGGTCCGAGGCCACATCCTTGACCATCTGAACTTGAAGGGCCAGGCCTGCAGCGTCTGTGACCAGCGCCACCTCAACCTGTGCAGCCTCATGTGGCACACTCTCTCTCACCTGGGCATTTCGGTCTTCTCCTGTTCAGTCTGTGCCAGTAGCTTTGTGGACTGGCACCTCCTAGAGAAGCACATGGCTGTGCACCAAAGCCTGGAGGACACCCTGTTCCGCTGCCACTTATGCAGCCAGAGCTTCCGGTCTGAGGCTGCCTACCGCTACCATGTCAGCCAGCACAAATGCACCAGTGGCTTTGACGCGCGGCCTGCTCTGGGGCTACAGCACCTCACCCTCCAGAAGCGGAAGCTACCCGCGGAGGAGTTTTTGAGTGAGGAGCTGGCTTTGCAGGGCCAGCCTGCCAACAGCAAGTATAGCTGCAAGGTCTGTGGGAAGAGGTTTGCCCACACGAGTGAGTTCAACTACCACCGGCGGATCCACACGGGTGAGAAACCTTACCAGTGCAAGGTGTGTCACAAGTTCTTCCGAGGTCGCTCGACCATCAAGTGCCACCTCAAGACGCACTCGGGGGCACTCATGTACCGCTGTACAGTCTGTGGCCACTACAGTTCCACCCTTAACCTCATGAGCAAACATGTCGGTGTCCACAAGGGCAGCCTTCCGCCTGACTTCACCATCGAGCAAACCTTCATGTACATTATCCATTCCAAAGAGACTGAGAAGAACCCCGACAGCTGA
- the Gpr182 gene encoding G-protein coupled receptor 182, translated as MSDKPSPGPGPTSAPGNDFGEIHNWTELLHLFNHTFSDCHMELNENAKQVVLFVLYLAIFVVGLVENILVICVNWRRSGRAGLLNLYILNIAIADLGIILSLPVWMLEVMLDYTWLWGSFSCRFTHYFYLANMYSSIFFLTCLSIDRYVSLTSASASWQRHQHRIRRAVCAGVWVLSAIIPLPEVVHIQLMDGSEPMCLFLAPFETYSTWALAVALSATTLGFLLPFPLIAVFNILTACRLRKQGRPESRRQCLLMWAYIAVFVICWLPYHVSMLLLTLHATHIFLHCHLVNLLYFFYEIIDCFSMLHCVLNPILYNFLSPSFRGRLLSIVVRYLPKEQARASSSTQHSIVITKEVDLPGADLHPNATRNSQEASPPPPNTSATLGNSIGS; from the coding sequence ATGTCAGACAAACCCAGCCCTGGGCCCGGCCCCACTTCGGCACCCGGCAATGATTTTGGAGAGATCCATAACTGGACAGAACTGCTCCACCTTTTCAACCACACCTTTTCTGATTGCCACATGGAACTCAACGAGAATGCCAAGCAAGTCGTCCTCTTCGTCCTCTACCTGGCCATCTTTGTGGTGGGGTTAGTGGAGAACATCCTGGTGATCTGCGTCAACTGGCGCCGCTCGGGCCGGGCGGGGCTGCTGAACTTGTACATCCTCAACATTGCCATCGCAGACCTGGgcatcatcctgtctctgcccgTCTGGATGCTGGAGGTCATGCTGGACTACACCTGGCTCTGGGGCAGCTTCTCCTGCCGCTTCACCCATTACTTCTACCTTGCCAACATGTACAGCAGCATATTTTTCCTCACGTGCCTCAGCATTGACCGCTATGTCAGTCTCAccagtgcctctgcctcctggcagCGCCACCAGCACCGAATACGGAGAGCCGTGTGCGCAGGCGTCTGGGTCCTCTCGGCCATCATCCCACTGCCTGAGGTGGTGCATATTCAGCTGATGGATGGCTCTGAGCCCATGTGCCTCTTCCTAGCACCTTTCGAGACGTACAGCACATGGGCCCTGGCAGTGGCCTTGTCTGCTACCACCCTGGGCTTCCTACTGCCCTTCCCTCTCATCGCGGTTTTCAACATCCTAACAGCCTGCCGCCTTCGGAAGCAAGGACGGCCAGAGAGCAGGCGCCAGTGCCTGCTGATGTGGGCTTACATAGCCGTCTTTGTCATCTGCTGGCTGCCCTACCATGTGTCCATGCTGCTGCTCACCCTGCATGCCACCCACATCTTCCTCCACTGCCACCTCGTTAACCTGCTCTACTTCTTCTACGAAATCATCGACTGCTTCTCCATGCTGCACTGTGTCCTCAACCCCATCCTGTACAACTTTCTCAGCCCGAGCTTCCGGGGCCGGCTGCTGAGCATTGTGGTCCGCTACCTTCCCAAGGAGCAGGCCAGGGCATCATCCTCCACCCAGCACTCCATCGTCATTACTAAGGAGGTGGACCTGCCCGGAGCAGATCTCCACCCCAACGCCACCCGAAACTCTCAGGAGGCATCTCCTCCGCCTCCGAACACCTCGGCTACACTCGGCAACTCCATAGGCAGCTAA